From the Pseudodesulfovibrio indicus genome, the window CGACTGCGACATCTCCAAGTCGCTCAATTTCAACGAGGTCATCTCCAGGGAGATATCCCTGCCCAGCGGACGGTCCTTCGCCCTGTCCATCTACCCGGTGGCGGAATCCGGCGGTACCCGCCGCAGCCAGGCCGCGGTCTACGTCCAGGAGACCACCCAGCAGAAGCAGATGCTGGCCCACATGACCCAGGCCGAAAAGCTGGCCACCGTGGGCAAGCTCGCCTCCGGCCTGGCCCACGAGATCAACAACCCGCTCGGCGTCATCCTGTGCTACGCCAAGCTCATCAAGAAGGGGCTGCCCGAGGGCCAGTCCAGGGCGGACGTGGACGTCATCGTCAAGCACACGCGGCAGGCGCAGTACGTGCTCAAGAACCTGCTGAACTTCGCCCGGCCCAAGGCCGGGACCGACGAGGGCGTGGACCTCGACGCCGTGATCGCCTCGCTGGTGACCGTCTTCCGGGTCCAGGCCGAGAACCAGGGCGCGGTCATCGCCGCCGACTCCGCCGGGGACATTCCCCCGGTGCCGGTGGACGCCCAGGCCCTGGAACACATCCTGGTCAACCTGATCATCAACGCCCTGGACGCCGTGCCCGAGGAGGGAGGCAGGATCGACATCCGGACCTCCCACGACGAGCTGGCCGAAGAGGTGGTGGTCACGGTGAGCGACAACGGCCCCGGCATCGCCGAGGAAAACAGCAAGTTCATCTTCGACCCCTTCTACTCCACCAAGGAGGTCAACAAGGGATCGGGGCTCGGGCTGTCCATCGTCTTCGGCTTCATGAGCGAGCTGGGAGGGAGCGTCATGGCGAGCAACCAATCGACCGGCGGGGCGCAGTTCACCCTGCGGTTCCCCTTGCGAAGGGAGGCGGAAGCATGAGTCAACCGGAAACCGTGCAGGTGCTGGTGGTGGACGATCAGACGGATTTCGCCAGCGGTCTCAAGCGCCTCATCGAAGGCGAGTTCGACCACGTCCGGGTGCTCCTGGCCGAATCCGGCAAACGCGCCCTGGAGCTGCTGGAGAGCGCGCCCGTCAGCCTGATGATCACGGATCTCCAGATGCCGGGAATGGGCGGGCTGGCCCTGCTTCGCGAGGCCCTGGCCAGGAACCCCGCCCTGTCGGCGGTGATGCTCACGGCCCACGGCTCCATCGAGACCGCGGTCGACACCCTGAAGCTCGGGGCCTACGACTTCCTGACCAAGCCCATCGAGCCGGAGGTCCTGTTCCGGGTGGTGGACAAGGGGCTGGAGCGGAGCATGCTGCTCGACGAAAACCGGCGGCTGCGCGACCTGCTGGAGCGCCGGAAGGACAAGCTTATCGGCGAAAGCCCGGCCATGCAGCGCCTCAAGCAGTCCATCCAGGCCGTGGCCCAGACCGACTACAACGTGCTCATCCTCGGCGAATCGGGCACCGGCAAGGAGCTGGTGGCCTCCATGGTCAGGGAGCTGAGTCCCAGGGCGGACCACCCCTTCGTCACCCTCAACTGCACCGCCATCCCGGAAAACCTGCTCGAAAGCGAACTCTTCGGCCACGTCAAGGGCGCGTTCAGCGGCGCGGAACAAAAGCGCGAAGGGCTGTTCGCCAAGGCGCA encodes:
- a CDS encoding sigma-54-dependent transcriptional regulator; this encodes MSQPETVQVLVVDDQTDFASGLKRLIEGEFDHVRVLLAESGKRALELLESAPVSLMITDLQMPGMGGLALLREALARNPALSAVMLTAHGSIETAVDTLKLGAYDFLTKPIEPEVLFRVVDKGLERSMLLDENRRLRDLLERRKDKLIGESPAMQRLKQSIQAVAQTDYNVLILGESGTGKELVASMVRELSPRADHPFVTLNCTAIPENLLESELFGHVKGAFSGAEQKREGLFAKAHTGTILLDEIGDIPLETQAKLLRVLQEGEIRPVGSDTSRKVDVRIIASTNQDLVARIADRTFREDLYHRLNVLTLHLPPLRERKGDIPLLARYFLLKACTELGLQDKYVSPAALADLSSQPWPGNVRELQNAMRKLAVFDAVHHSDSALHCESRAVLSQDGDLPPFKDAKAQVLDAFTLDYVREALSRSSGNVSQTARLSGLSRVAVQNMLHKYGLSPEDFK